Within Fusarium keratoplasticum isolate Fu6.1 chromosome 8, whole genome shotgun sequence, the genomic segment GTTCCATGCCGATTTGTCACTCAGTGCATTGATGCAAGTGTCGATAACCCCTTGAAGGTTCTTGTGGGCCTCCCTAGCAGGTCCCATCTTAAGATACATGCGTGCCATGGTAACCAGACGCAGGAACAAAAAGGTTTCATAGTTAGGGGGGACATCTAGAGGAAGAGGCCTCATCAGGACACCTTCAAGAGACTCGAGAAGTTCCCTCTTGACCTCTGGGTCGCTGGACTGTCGGAAGAGACGGTAGATCATCTCTGACTGGTGACCGACAGCTCGCTGAAGAGTCGACTCCGGGAGTTCATCCGTCACAGCATATGGCCAGCCTGTGGATCCACTGTCGAGGACCTCATCAAGCACCTTTCTGGCCGCCGCAGGATCATCATGAACCTCGAGATGAGCGACTGCAAGGTCACAGCGTAGAGGGGCTGCTGCGTTGACGTTGTCAAGGTACTTGATCGACTCCTCATACATCTGAATGAGGAAATCCGTCTCGCCAGCCTTGATAGCGGCGTCCCGGATAACACGGTGTCTGTCAGGACCCATGGTCTCGTGCTGCCAGGCCATCCATGTCAGCCTTTCCAAGGGACTCCATTTCTTAAGAATGTCCATGAagccttttctttcttggGCCTTAGAGAAGATGGCGATTTCTTCATCGAGGACGTCACCAATCGTCAAGCCGTTAGGATCAACCAACTTGGCTTGCGTATAAGTCTGAGCAGCTGCCTCAAACTTTTCCAGCTTGACTTCGATTCTAGCTTTGGTGACGTTGGACGAGCGTTGGATCCAAGGGGGCATCGAAGAGTCAAGGTTCTCGATGCAGAGATTGGCATACTCGTAGGCCTTTTTGGGATTTCCTTTAATGAGGATACGTCCCATGGCTGCATAAGAGTTGACCTTTTCCAAAGGATCCTCTGCTCTCTCGATAGCCTTGAGACAAGTTGCTTCAGCTGGTCCGTAGTGCTTAAAGGTGAGAAGGACCGTAGAAACAGCACGGTAGCCAGATGCTCCCATCTCAGTGTCTTCAAACAAATCCTCCAAGGCTAGAGAAGCCTGTGCTGGAGACAGAGGCTTCGAGGTATTTCCAACGACGTCTCCAAAGTTCTTTTTGGCTTGTTCAACAAGTCGATCGTTCATGTTGCTCTACTACGGTTAGTTCTGAACGTCAACTGGGGCATAAACTTACAAGCTGCAATGCATCTCTCACTCTGTTGAACCGTGTGACGgcctccttggtgttgatcgCATTGTACAAGCTCTTGAGGTGAGCTTTGGCGAGAGGAACCAGACAGCTTCGAGGATTCTCCGCCAAATCAGCCCACCACTCGGCAACCTCCTGACTgaggttgaccttgagctttgcCCACTGAGAAATCTTGTCAAAGGCGTCATCAGGGAAGATGTCCTTGTATGCATCCTCTTGCTGTTCCAACAAGGTGTCATAGGAGTACTTGTTGAGGAGAGCCAAGCCAAATGCCTCCATGACTTCAGCCTGTTCTTCAGGTGAGAGCTCTTCGAGCTTGATCTGTCTCCAGTGGCTGACGAGATGCCGAGTAGCATAGTGTCTCAGTGACGGAATTACAGTGCTATCCTTGCGGGCCATCTTGGCACAATCAAGGAGCAGCTGTCTGTGTGCCTCGGACGGCTTCCATCGTTGAGTCTCTTCCTTTCGAGGGGCCTCGCGGAAGAAGGATCTCATTGAACGCTCATGGAACTTGACAGGAAGGGTTCCATCGTCGTAGATGGCATCAGGGGTAGCATCTTGGGTCTTTTCGAGTTGGTTCACGGCAGTTCCCCATCCTCCTTGAGACTGAATCTTTGCTCGAGCCTCTgcatcagctccagggtCTCCAACTCGGATAAACTTGGTCAGGGGTCGAGGGATCTCTTCAATATCGGATTCACCTCCTTCAGCCCAGGTGCTCAGCAGAGACATGACTTCGTTGAGAGACATTGGGCGGAAAGCATAGGCAACCCAGTGAAGAAGTCTATTGACCAGAATCTCGTGGTTTGACGCAAGATGTCGGTAGCACTCTGCAAGAAGAGCCTCGTAGAGATCATGAAGATCCCCTGGAAGTGGCTTATCGAGGCTTCGAAGAACAGCACCCTCGCGGCCGAGATCATTCAACTGGAGCAACATGTGCTCAGCGTAGAGCATGTCTAAACTATTAGTCAAGTCATGTAAGAGGGGGGCAACTTACTAGGTGCAAACTCTTCGACCTTGTCAGCAATCCTCTGCTTCACGTAACGGCCAAAGTTGCGTAGAGCACTCAAAGAGTTGAGACGGTTCCAAACCAGTTCCTTAAGATCATCCAactgcttctccttgttgacCTCAATGTTCAAAACAGAAGCTACCTCAGATAGCTTGGGGAGAACATTTGGTCGAGACGTAGTGACGATAGAGATTCTGAGTTCTTGCTCCTTGATAATCCCCAGAAACTCAATGAGCGAGTCCATGTCCTGCAGCTCATCGATACCGTCAAGCATGAGGTACAGGTGATTTTTGGAACTTTTCTTGAATGCCGGAGCCAAGAGCTTCTGCATAAGATCTTCCCAGACACAGACATTAATAAAAGTATCATCTTTGAGCCACTCCCTGTTGATGAGTTCGCAGATTGGTGCATTCTGCTCGACAACCTGGTTGATGACGGTGATCAAGGCATAGATGAAGCCTGAAAGACTCTGACTCTGCTCTCGAAAGTAAAAGTGAGCCGCACAAGTGTGCTTCGCATCCTTTCGGGCCTCCTCGAGAAACCTTTCGTACACGGTAGCTCCGATATGACTCTTTCCCGTGCCAGGTTCGCCAGTGATTGCCAGAAGAGAGCGTGATTCCTGTGCCATCCATTCTTCCCACCGTGCCTCGTTAAAGACCCAGTCGCAAGTatccttgacgatggtgtCCTTCAGGATGTGATACTCGTGGTCTTCACCCTCAACTTCAGGCAGAATATTGCGGATACGCTTAGCGGACGGTGGTTTGCTTTGGTCAACAACCGCGGTTCTTCCCCGCTCACCGCCattttccttcttctgctcaTTGAAGGCTTTGAGCAGCTTGGCCATGTCGTTGCGGATGTTTTCCGTAGTGTCTCGAATGGATCCCATGACCTCCATTTGCCGCTGGAGGATGGCGGTGTGCGAATCTTGGTTGTTCTTTAGCTCCTGGGACATCCGCTGAAGCTCTTCGGTATTTCCCAGGATGGCAAACTCGGTGGCGTTTTGGAGGCGCGAAAGTTTCTTGTCCATCGCCTTTCGAGCGCCTCCAAGTTCGCTATCCTCGCCGTTGAGGAGATTGGAGATCCATTTCTCTGCAATGGTCAGCTCTGTTCACTTCGGCACCTTGTGACTCACTGAATCGACCCAGCTCAATGTACTTGTGTGCATAACCGCACATCTTGAGAAAAGACGTAAACACATCCATCAGACAGTTCTGGTACGCCTTGTACTGAGGTAGTCTAGTCTCAAGAATGACAATCCGCTGTAGAAAGCTGTTCATGTCCTCAAAGAACACAACAACGACATCATAATCTGCAGAAACTTGACGACATGCCTGAAAAGTCAGCTCATTCTTCAAAAGGTCATAGTACTCACCCCCAACATGTAAGTAATGGCAGTGCCgatagcagcagcaggaggaaAAGTTGGAACAGCAGCTGCAATAAGTTGCTGAGCCCCTTTCTCAATGTAGTCGACATTCGTCGCAAAGAGCGTCCTCAACTTGTCCACTTTCTTCTCATTGTGTCGAAACTTGTGAAAATTATTCATCTCATGGGTCCCCTGCTTAATCATGGCCTCCACATTGTCAAACTTCTTTTCAAGGTCAAAACCCACAATACCCTTGTAAGCTTTGAGGGCATCTTTCCACAAGTCGGCGACATCTCGATTGTCGTCCTTGAGGTCGTCTGGAAGGTTGGGTTTCTCGGGAGCCATTGTATCTGaccacaacatcaccatTGACCAACACATCGGGGAGCAGAGCGGTTATAACCATGGTGGTCGCAGCGGGGTCAGCCCTGTTGGATCAAGGATTTGTCGCACTATCATCGCTAGTCTTTATCCAAGTGTCACGATTGGCTCGGGTTTGATGACCAGGGTGAAGCTGGACAGCCTCTCCGCCGACATGCAGGTCACTACTACAGAGGAAGGCTAGATCacttggcgatgatgagtTGTTCGAATCTTACAACCAACAAGTGGATAGCCGGAATCATTCGATACGAGGTCAAGCGACCCTCACAGCCCTACAGGGACACGTCCGGCATCCGCGTATACCTGTGGGGTGAGGCCACGCGTCCTCTCATTGGATGACCTATTCCTGGGTCTGGACCGCCGATCTTTACGATCGCGTGTTACTAAGCAGGATGCATTTATCTCATCTCCACCCGTTCCTCACAATCCGGTGAATCCACCAAGTGATGTCCACCAAGTGATGAGCAAGACTCGACGTGATCAATCATGCCTAGGCTGGGATACAAAAAGTCCCGCAAGGGATGCCTAAGATGCAAGCAGAGACGCGTCAAGGTATGTCATTCGCTCTCCTCACTGCAGCTGCTAATTGTTAGTGTGACGAAAAACAACCATGCTCCGCTTGCTCAAGGCACGGCGTTGCCTGCGTCTTTCCGGAACACCCGGATGCAGCAAGATCGTCTTCTAGATCTCGGGATTCTGACAAGGTTCGTGATTCACTTTGTAAGGAGTCGATCTAACTAGAGCAGAATGGCAGTCAGACAGACCTACGCAGAGACTGGGTTTCTCCATCCATGAGCCCTGACCCTTTTCCTTACTTTGCAAAGTTTGTCACGGGCCAGGAGCCAGTGGAGAAGAGTACATGGCTCACTGATCTTGAGCTGATGCATCACTACACATTTTCGACCTATTTGACACTGCCGAGGGCGAATGAACTGCAGCAAGTGTGGCAGGTCGAGGTTCCAAAGTTGGCTCTCGCTCATGtctttctcctccatcagGTTCTCTCAGTCTCGGCACATCACCTTGCTTATCTTCATCCTGATCGACCGACTCTCTCGATATGCGCCTCTCAGCATCAGAACAAGGCCGTGGTAGGCCTCCGAACGGCAGTCCCAACCATCAGTGAGGAGAATTGTCCGGAAATCTTTGTTGCTTCTTCGTTGCTGTACATCTGCGCCTTTGCAAGCTTCAGTGCACCAAGCCGAGATGAACAGCCACGAATCGACGATCTTGTCGACGTTTTTCTCCTGGTTCGAGGCATGAGCGATATTCTCAACTCTTACAACGACGCTCTGAGAGCCAGCAAGCTTGGTATTCTCTTTATGAGAGGCGACGCGAGTGAACCATCACCAGTTCTATCAGCAATGGTTGAGAAACTCCGCCAACTCGAGATACCCAACGCATTTGATCCGGAAACGACCAATCTATGCCGCGAATCAATCCTATCAGCAGTCAATTGGATTGAAAACTGCGTCACAACAACCCGAATGCCGGATCTTCGAGTCGCCATGAGTTGGTCCCTGTCTTTGGAACCAGAATTCATGGACCTTGTACGACGAAATCATCCGATTGCTCTTTGCGTCATTGGGCATTACTGCGTCATTTTACACCACACTGGGCGGGATCACTGGTTTTTGAGGGGTTGGGGGAAGCCGATTCTCTCCGACATCATGGAAAAAATCGATCCGGAGTGGAAGTGTCTGCTTGAATGGCCATTGGCGGCGATTGAAGCTGATCTGGGGCAAATGGCATGAGGATTAGGTATAGATAGGTAAAGGGTTCAGAACCAATGCAAATCATCATATAAACTAATACAAAAGAACGCTACTTTAAAGACAGTTGTATGACCACTCTAGTTTATCCATGATTCCAAGTCTATAACCAGTAGTTTATTCACCAGCCTTATTTCTACTTCCGATGTTCACGAATGGTGGTCATGGACTCCTCATCTTGGGTCTTTTCCAGCTTGGTTCCACGAGGCACTCCATTCTCCTTGAAATATCGCCAGTCCAAGAAGCCGACCACAGCGACATATTTGGCCATGATACTGACAGATTAGCCAAGTACAGATAGAGAGTAACGAGACATACCTCATGCAGATTGCCAGCACACACACTACCCAGCCAATAGCACAGCTTGTACCAATGCAAATTCTTTGGTTACCCTGGATCATCATGAATGCGACTGCTGCCCAGAAAACAATTTCCATAGCATTGAGAATCCAGTAAGCCTTGAGGCTTCCCCATCGTTTGAGACGGTCAACATGCTCGGTTAGGAGCTGAtacatgatgatgacgatggattTGGCGCCCTGAATTTGTTAGAAATGACGATAAAAGTGGAGAGTACATACCATTCCCAGGCCCATGGTTGTTGAGCGACCACGTGGAGTATTTTTCATGAGAAGCCGGGCTCCAGACAGGGCAACGACAGCAATGACCAGCACAAGCTGGGCGAGATGAATTGGCAGCTTGGACCTGGTAGGGAAGAAGGGTTCCATCTTCTTGAGTGTGGAGGCCATTGTAGATGCAAATGAAGATGCAGAAAATatgagatgtgatgtgatgtgagGATGTGAGGATTGTTGATGTTTTCAAATCCAGGGAAATGCCCAGTTTTTAAATCTCATACTCGGTGAAATCTACCAACTGACGCATCTCGGTCTCGATTTGCAAGATACGCTTAATCTTGAATCAACCAGCCGCATTGTCAGGCTAACGACTCAGCCCAAGCTAACGCCCTGCAAAGCTTATTCCGTGGACCACTCAGCCCTATAATTGGCCAAGAACAATCGGTCCCGCTCTCGGTCTCGGTTTCGCTCCCGGTCTCTCCTAACTGACTCCCGTTCGGCATTTGGCCTGTCGACAGCCTGTTTACTCGTAATCTACGCGTGGCCGTGACGTTGATCTACCCCTGATACTAGCCTTACAGGGCGACTGACGTATCGGATGTGCCGGTATATTTAGTACATCTCGGACTCTTCCGATGCCCGTGGATTTATAATGACCATCCCTTATCTCA encodes:
- a CDS encoding Goodbye domain-containing protein; translated protein: MAPEKPNLPDDLKDDNRDVADLWKDALKAYKGIVGFDLEKKFDNVEAMIKQGTHEMNNFHKFRHNEKKVDKLRTLFATNVDYIEKGAQQLIAAAVPTFPPAAAIGTAITYMLGACRQVSADYDVVVVFFEDMNSFLQRIVILETRLPQYKAYQNCLMDVFTSFLKMCGYAHKYIELGRFKKWISNLLNGEDSELGGARKAMDKKLSRLQNATEFAILGNTEELQRMSQELKNNQDSHTAILQRQMEVMGSIRDTTENIRNDMAKLLKAFNEQKKENGGERGRTAVVDQSKPPSAKRIRNILPEVEGEDHEYHILKDTIVKDTCDWVFNEARWEEWMAQESRSLLAITGEPGTGKSHIGATVYERFLEEARKDAKHTCAAHFYFREQSQSLSGFIYALITVINQVVEQNAPICELINREWLKDDTFINVCVWEDLMQKLLAPAFKKSSKNHLYLMLDGIDELQDMDSLIEFLGIIKEQELRISIVTTSRPNVLPKLSEVASVLNIEVNKEKQLDDLKELVWNRLNSLSALRNFGRYVKQRIADKVEEFAPNMLYAEHMLLQLNDLGREGAVLRSLDKPLPGDLHDLYEALLAECYRHLASNHEILVNRLLHWVAYAFRPMSLNEVMSLLSTWAEGGESDIEEIPRPLTKFIRVGDPGADAEARAKIQSQGGWGTAVNQLEKTQDATPDAIYDDGTLPVKFHERSMRSFFREAPRKEETQRWKPSEAHRQLLLDCAKMARKDSTVIPSLRHYATRHLVSHWRQIKLEELSPEEQAEVMEAFGLALLNKYSYDTLLEQQEDAYKDIFPDDAFDKISQWAKLKVNLSQEVAEWWADLAENPRSCLVPLAKAHLKSLYNAINTKEAVTRFNRVRDALQLSNMNDRLVEQAKKNFGDVVGNTSKPLSPAQASLALEDLFEDTEMGASGYRAVSTVLLTFKHYGPAEATCLKAIERAEDPLEKVNSYAAMGRILIKGNPKKAYEYANLCIENLDSSMPPWIQRSSNVTKARIEVKLEKFEAAAQTYTQAKLVDPNGLTIGDVLDEEIAIFSKAQERKGFMDILKKWSPLERLTWMAWQHETMGPDRHRVIRDAAIKAGETDFLIQMYEESIKYLDNVNAAAPLRCDLAVAHLEVHDDPAAARKVLDEVLDSGSTGWPYAVTDELPESTLQRAVGHQSEMIYRLFRQSSDPEVKRELLESLEGVLMRPLPLDVPPNYETFLFLRLVTMARMYLKMGPAREAHKNLQGVIDTCINALSDKSAWNDSPNLVFLAIALSIMAGAVKNGDKLIRMARILVSAQFSRLTPDPEDESEDGESGDESGSESEESDENAEPAAEDSDEEELELPTNEGDLFGEFGRACDGPCIPNKRFCCWGDRSAYQCLICFDGFLCEECYEKRQAANKGEPLNCRHFCGQDHEYIKVPIEGWKGVKDGKVMIEGEEPVEFQELLRQIRDDLCKEAWDSFWYG